One region of Capsicum annuum cultivar UCD-10X-F1 unplaced genomic scaffold, UCD10Xv1.1 ctg2578, whole genome shotgun sequence genomic DNA includes:
- the LOC124890832 gene encoding uncharacterized protein LOC124890832 — translation MGDAGGIIQEDVSLALWCVIQVKDSTVESLPLQSVPVVNKFPEVFLDDFPRIPPNREIDFGIDLLTDTHPISILPYMMAPTKLKELKEQLADILYKGFIHPSVSSWGALVLFVRNKDGYLQVKETQVEDLILMQIKKDVVQQK, via the exons ATGGGAGATGCAGGAGGAATCATCCAGGAAGATGTTAGTTTGGCTCTTTGGTGTGTTATTCAG gttaaagattctactGTCGAAAGTCTCCCTCTTCAGTCTGTCCCCGTAGTGAataaattcccagaagtctttctgGATGATTTCCCAAgaataccacctaatagggagatagattttggtattgatttattgacAGATAcacatcctatttctattctgccatatatgATGGCTCCTACAaagttaaaagagttgaaagaacagctagcagatATTCtatataaaggttttatccacccCAGTGTGTCTTCCTGGGGTGCACTTGTACTTTTCgtgcgaaataaagatggttaccttc aagttaaagagaCCCAGGTTGAAGATctcatcttgatgcagatcaagaaagatgtggttCAACAAAag